From the genome of Streptacidiphilus rugosus AM-16, one region includes:
- a CDS encoding ABC transporter ATP-binding protein produces the protein MSKRYGDTVALDNMAFDVRAGEIFGFVGSNGAGKTTTMRIVLGVLASDGGEVRWDGAPVTLETRSRIGYMPEERGLYPRMKVGEQLEYLARLHGLTRSDAVAAARSWAERLGVESRFGDEVQKLSLGNQQRVQLAAALVHHPEILVLDEPFSGLDPVAVDVMSAVLQEKCAEGIPVIFSSHQLELVERLCDRVGIVRAGSMVACDTVDELRASGGEELVVHAPQAREGWADGIPGVSVRGEEAGRTVLVLEDGADDQAVLGAALATGPVREFARRRSSLTELFRHVVSSEEKKPGAEPATGTTGTTGTGEQQK, from the coding sequence GTGTCCAAGCGTTACGGCGACACCGTCGCCCTGGACAACATGGCCTTCGACGTCCGCGCCGGGGAGATCTTCGGCTTCGTCGGGAGCAACGGCGCCGGCAAGACCACGACGATGCGGATCGTCCTCGGCGTGCTGGCGTCCGACGGCGGCGAGGTGCGCTGGGACGGCGCGCCCGTCACGCTGGAGACCCGCAGCCGGATCGGCTACATGCCGGAGGAGCGCGGCCTCTACCCGCGGATGAAGGTCGGCGAGCAGCTGGAGTACCTGGCCCGGCTGCACGGCCTGACCCGGTCGGACGCGGTGGCCGCCGCCCGTTCCTGGGCGGAGCGCCTGGGCGTCGAGAGCCGCTTCGGCGACGAGGTGCAGAAGCTGAGCCTCGGCAACCAGCAGCGCGTCCAGCTCGCGGCGGCGCTGGTCCACCACCCGGAGATACTCGTCCTCGACGAGCCCTTCTCCGGCCTGGACCCGGTCGCCGTGGACGTGATGAGCGCGGTGCTGCAGGAGAAGTGCGCCGAGGGCATCCCGGTCATCTTCTCCAGCCACCAGCTGGAACTGGTCGAGCGCCTCTGCGACCGCGTGGGCATCGTCCGCGCGGGCTCCATGGTCGCCTGCGACACCGTCGACGAGCTGCGCGCCTCCGGCGGCGAGGAGCTGGTCGTGCACGCGCCCCAGGCACGCGAGGGCTGGGCGGACGGCATACCGGGCGTCTCGGTCCGCGGCGAGGAGGCCGGTCGCACGGTGCTGGTCCTGGAGGACGGCGCGGACGACCAGGCGGTGCTCGGCGCCGCGCTGGCGACGGGCCCGGTGCGTGAATTCGCGCGTCGGCGCTCCTCGCTGACGGAGCTGTTCCGGCACGTGGTGAGCAGCGAGGAGAAGAAGCCCGGGGCAGAGCCCGCGACCGGGACGACGGGGACGACCGGGACGGGGGAGCAGCAGAAGTGA
- a CDS encoding phosphoribosyl-ATP diphosphatase, with product MAQKTFEELFTELQQKAAAGAPGSRTAELVGQGVHAIGKKVVEEAAEVWMAAEHESDERTAEEISQLLYHLQVMMVARGLTLEDVYAHL from the coding sequence ATGGCGCAGAAGACATTCGAAGAGCTCTTCACCGAGCTGCAGCAGAAGGCCGCCGCCGGCGCGCCCGGTTCGCGCACCGCCGAGCTGGTGGGCCAGGGCGTGCATGCCATCGGCAAGAAGGTCGTCGAGGAGGCGGCCGAGGTGTGGATGGCCGCCGAGCACGAGTCCGACGAGCGGACGGCCGAGGAGATCTCCCAACTGCTGTACCACCTGCAGGTGATGATGGTCGCGCGCGGCCTCACCCTGGAAGACGTCTACGCCCATCTGTAG
- a CDS encoding hemolysin family protein, whose amino-acid sequence MSALALGFAVLLLLGNAFFVGAEFALVSVRRSQVEPLAEAGDRRAATVVRALEEVSAMMAAAQLGITVCSLLLGALAEPALAGLLEGPFHAVGLPESLVHPVAYVLALVVVVALHIVIGEMVPKNIALATPERAALLLGPPLAALARGLRPFIAFLNAFANLMLRLLRVEPKDEIDSVYTSEQLTHLLHDSHAAGLLGRRAQERLEDALELGLTPVREVVMPREKLVTVDTTVTAGQIEDLAVRTGFSRYPVLGGNGAFLGYLHVKDVLELDDRDAPVPQRLWRPIITLSGDLPLDDALGAMRRAAAHLAGVIDGEGRPVGLVALEDVLEELVGEVHDPAHRSG is encoded by the coding sequence ATGAGCGCGCTGGCTCTGGGTTTCGCGGTGCTGCTCCTGCTGGGCAACGCCTTCTTCGTCGGCGCCGAGTTCGCGCTGGTCTCGGTCCGCCGCAGCCAGGTCGAACCGCTGGCGGAGGCGGGCGACCGCCGCGCGGCCACCGTGGTGCGCGCGCTGGAGGAGGTCTCCGCGATGATGGCGGCGGCCCAGCTCGGGATCACCGTCTGCTCGCTGCTGCTGGGCGCGCTCGCCGAACCGGCCCTGGCCGGGCTGCTCGAGGGCCCGTTCCACGCGGTGGGCCTGCCCGAGTCGCTGGTCCATCCGGTCGCCTACGTGCTGGCCCTCGTGGTCGTGGTCGCGCTGCACATCGTGATCGGCGAGATGGTGCCGAAGAACATCGCGCTGGCCACGCCCGAGCGTGCCGCGCTCCTGCTCGGCCCGCCGCTGGCGGCGCTGGCGCGAGGGCTGCGCCCCTTCATCGCCTTCCTCAACGCCTTCGCCAACCTGATGCTGCGCCTGCTGCGGGTGGAGCCCAAGGACGAGATCGACTCCGTCTACACCAGCGAGCAGCTCACGCACCTGCTGCACGACTCGCACGCGGCGGGCCTGCTCGGCAGGCGCGCCCAGGAGCGCCTGGAGGACGCGCTGGAGCTGGGGCTGACGCCGGTGCGCGAGGTCGTCATGCCCAGGGAGAAGCTGGTCACCGTGGACACCACGGTGACCGCGGGCCAGATCGAGGACCTGGCGGTGCGCACCGGTTTCTCGCGCTACCCGGTCCTCGGCGGCAACGGCGCCTTCCTGGGCTACCTGCACGTCAAGGACGTGCTGGAGCTGGACGACCGGGACGCCCCGGTGCCGCAGCGGCTGTGGCGGCCGATCATCACCCTCTCCGGCGACCTCCCGCTCGACGACGCCCTGGGCGCGATGCGCCGCGCGGCCGCGCACCTGGCCGGGGTGATCGACGGCGAAGGCCGGCCGGTGGGCCTGGTGGCGCTGGAGGACGTCCTGGAGGAGCTGGTGGGGGAAGTGCACGACCCCGCCCACCGGTCCGGATAA
- a CDS encoding VOC family protein: MTVQRMDNVAVVVEDLDAAVAFFAALGLELEGRAEIEGDFADLTVGLEGIRSEIAMMRTPDGHGKLELTKYHTPAAHPATPVNPPPNTLGLHRVMFAVDDIDATIARLRAHGAELLGEVAQYESIFRLCYLRGPAGIIVALAEQIG, translated from the coding sequence ATGACTGTTCAGCGCATGGACAACGTCGCCGTCGTGGTCGAGGACCTGGACGCGGCGGTCGCCTTCTTCGCCGCACTCGGCCTGGAGCTGGAGGGCAGGGCGGAGATCGAGGGCGACTTCGCGGACCTGACCGTCGGACTGGAGGGCATCCGGAGCGAGATCGCGATGATGCGGACCCCGGACGGGCACGGCAAGCTGGAGCTCACGAAGTACCACACCCCCGCCGCCCACCCCGCGACGCCGGTGAACCCGCCGCCGAACACCCTGGGCCTGCACCGGGTCATGTTCGCCGTCGACGACATCGACGCCACCATCGCCCGGCTCCGCGCCCACGGAGCCGAGCTCCTGGGCGAGGTGGCGCAGTACGAGAGCATCTTCCGGCTCTGCTACCTGCGCGGCCCGGCAGGGATCATCGTCGCCCTGGCCGAGCAGATCGGCTGA
- the hisG gene encoding ATP phosphoribosyltransferase, whose protein sequence is MLRIAVPNKGSLAEPAAGMLHEAGYRQRKDSKELVLVDPENQVEFFYLRPRDIAIYVGSGRLDVGFTGRDLLLDSGADAEEVLSLGFAGSTFRFAGPPGVATSVKDLEGRRIATSYTGLVEKHLAEAGVKAAAVTKLDGAVETAVQLGVADVIADVVETGTSLRNAGMEVFGEPILVSDAVVIRPVGAPEHAGVDQFLRRLQGVLVARRYVMMDYDIRAERVAEAVALTPGLESPTVSPLHSEGWVAVRAMVLRKEAQRIMDDLWSIGARAILVTNIHACRL, encoded by the coding sequence ATGCTCCGCATCGCCGTCCCCAACAAGGGCTCCCTCGCCGAACCCGCGGCCGGCATGCTCCATGAGGCCGGGTACCGCCAGCGCAAGGACAGCAAGGAACTGGTCCTGGTCGACCCGGAGAACCAGGTCGAGTTCTTCTACCTGCGCCCGCGCGACATCGCGATCTACGTCGGCTCGGGCCGTCTCGACGTCGGCTTCACCGGCCGGGACCTGCTGCTGGACTCGGGCGCGGACGCCGAGGAGGTGCTCTCGCTCGGCTTCGCCGGCTCCACCTTCCGCTTCGCGGGCCCGCCCGGGGTCGCGACCAGCGTGAAGGACCTGGAGGGTCGCCGGATCGCCACCTCCTACACCGGCCTGGTCGAGAAGCACCTCGCCGAGGCGGGCGTGAAGGCCGCCGCGGTCACCAAGCTGGACGGCGCGGTCGAGACGGCCGTGCAGCTCGGGGTCGCCGACGTGATCGCCGACGTCGTCGAGACCGGCACCAGCCTGCGCAACGCCGGCATGGAGGTGTTCGGCGAGCCGATCCTGGTCTCCGACGCCGTCGTGATCCGCCCGGTCGGCGCGCCCGAGCACGCGGGGGTGGACCAGTTCCTGCGGCGTCTGCAGGGTGTTCTGGTGGCCCGCCGGTACGTGATGATGGACTACGACATCCGTGCCGAGCGCGTCGCGGAAGCGGTCGCGCTCACCCCCGGCCTGGAGTCGCCGACGGTCTCCCCGCTGCACAGCGAGGGCTGGGTGGCGGTTCGGGCCATGGTCCTGCGCAAGGAGGCTCAGCGGATCATGGACGACCTCTGGAGCATCGGCGCGCGCGCCATCCTGGTCACCAACATCCACGCCTGCCGCCTCTGA
- a CDS encoding AAA family ATPase → MDAYGAGAYTRAEEEFRAAVRLDPGMADAWLGLHALRSDTSTALLSMHRHRERFGEQRHRHRRPLSSWYWLGWWVQPLLEDERDLALAHASHWLDGRHLPELDRALAECPPPGQDNAVRFLHACRSYLTKDWEQLIRDTDGLLDDPLLGIEAGLFSGMARVRLDMCGQAELPLATSLARCRSEQPQRKELRYWLARAYEGVGRSAAALSLYRAVHRVDPGFMDTSARLAAITAEDGVDPALLEGPSEPGLHRPRHASGGGPALPTEPPLSGSPFDALDGPLESVFYDPLPGFPLADDEEDQEDPEDADDEPQTAGEEEPTRPAAVGARHRANTPDSSPLLPPGTTVQPNQQRLDAALAELDRMVGMAPVKRQVLALSAQLRMAQLRADQGLPVQPPKRHFVFSGPSGTGKTTVARILGRVFYALGLLSGDHLVEAQRADLVGEFLGQTAVKANELIDSALDGVLFIDEAYSLANSGYSKGDAYGDEALQVLLKRAEDNRDRLVVILAGYPEGMNRLLAANPGLSSRFTSRVDFPSYRPEELAAIGQSLASGDGDFWDEEALEELRSICGHVVREGWIDDLGNGRFMRTLYEKSCAYRDLRLSVLPDSPTRQDLAALRLPDVLQAYGELIDGR, encoded by the coding sequence ATGGACGCCTACGGCGCCGGCGCGTACACCCGTGCAGAGGAGGAGTTCCGCGCTGCCGTCCGGCTCGACCCCGGCATGGCCGACGCCTGGCTCGGGCTGCACGCCCTCCGCTCGGACACCTCGACCGCGCTGCTCTCCATGCACCGGCACCGGGAGCGCTTCGGCGAGCAGCGGCACCGGCACCGCCGGCCGCTCAGCTCCTGGTACTGGCTGGGCTGGTGGGTGCAGCCGCTGCTGGAGGACGAGCGGGACCTCGCCCTCGCGCACGCCTCGCACTGGCTGGACGGCCGGCACCTGCCCGAACTCGACCGGGCCCTCGCCGAGTGCCCCCCGCCGGGCCAGGACAACGCCGTCCGCTTCCTGCACGCCTGCCGGTCCTACCTGACCAAGGACTGGGAGCAGCTCATCCGCGACACCGACGGCCTGCTGGACGACCCGCTGCTGGGCATCGAGGCGGGCCTGTTCAGCGGGATGGCCAGGGTCAGGCTGGACATGTGCGGCCAGGCCGAGCTGCCGCTGGCCACCTCGCTGGCCCGGTGCCGCTCGGAGCAGCCGCAGCGCAAGGAGCTGCGCTACTGGCTGGCCCGCGCCTACGAGGGGGTCGGCCGCAGCGCGGCGGCCCTCTCGCTCTACCGGGCCGTGCACCGGGTGGACCCCGGCTTCATGGACACCTCCGCCCGGCTGGCCGCGATCACGGCGGAGGACGGGGTCGACCCCGCGCTGCTGGAGGGGCCCTCGGAGCCCGGCCTGCACCGGCCCCGCCACGCCAGCGGCGGGGGCCCCGCGCTGCCGACCGAGCCGCCGCTGTCCGGCTCGCCCTTCGACGCCCTGGACGGGCCGCTGGAGTCGGTCTTCTACGACCCGCTGCCCGGCTTCCCGCTGGCCGACGACGAGGAGGACCAGGAGGACCCCGAGGACGCGGACGACGAGCCCCAGACGGCCGGCGAGGAGGAGCCCACCCGCCCCGCCGCCGTGGGCGCCCGGCACCGCGCGAACACCCCCGACTCCTCCCCGCTGCTGCCGCCCGGCACGACCGTCCAGCCGAACCAGCAGCGGCTCGACGCCGCGCTGGCCGAGCTGGACCGGATGGTGGGGATGGCCCCCGTGAAGCGTCAGGTGCTGGCGCTCTCGGCGCAGCTGCGGATGGCGCAGCTCCGGGCCGACCAGGGCCTTCCGGTGCAGCCGCCGAAGCGGCACTTCGTCTTCTCCGGCCCCTCGGGCACCGGCAAGACCACGGTCGCCCGGATCCTCGGCCGGGTCTTCTACGCGCTCGGCCTGCTCAGCGGCGACCACCTGGTCGAGGCCCAGAGAGCCGACCTGGTCGGCGAGTTCCTCGGCCAGACGGCGGTCAAGGCGAACGAGCTGATCGACTCGGCGCTGGACGGCGTCCTGTTCATCGACGAGGCCTACAGCCTGGCCAACTCCGGCTACTCCAAGGGCGACGCCTACGGCGACGAGGCCCTCCAGGTCCTGCTCAAGCGGGCCGAGGACAACCGGGACCGGCTGGTGGTGATCCTGGCCGGTTACCCCGAGGGCATGAACCGCCTGCTGGCCGCCAATCCGGGCCTCAGCTCGCGCTTCACCAGCCGGGTGGACTTCCCCAGCTACCGCCCCGAGGAGCTGGCCGCGATCGGCCAGTCCCTGGCCTCGGGCGACGGGGACTTCTGGGACGAGGAGGCCCTCGAGGAGCTCCGCTCCATCTGCGGCCACGTGGTCCGCGAGGGCTGGATCGACGACCTGGGCAACGGCCGCTTCATGCGCACCCTCTACGAGAAGTCCTGCGCCTACCGCGACCTCCGCCTCTCCGTCCTGCCCGACTCCCCCACCCGCCAGGACCTCGCGGCCCTCCGCCTCCCCGACGTCCTCCAGGCCTACGGCGAACTCATCGACGGACGCTGA
- a CDS encoding PH domain-containing protein: MTARPSRVSAPPALPHTWQPVLTRVVLLGLAAVSVAFFGLIALFGAPDWQRHDRIGIGCSGVVFALVLAVLARPRAKADRTGLTVVNFVRTRRLEWPEILGVHLGPGDPWVLLDLADGDTLAVVAIQPGSGRRQALRAAAELRACVDSYGTAVR; this comes from the coding sequence ATGACCGCCCGCCCGAGCCGCGTCTCCGCGCCGCCCGCACTGCCGCACACCTGGCAACCGGTGCTGACGCGGGTGGTGCTGCTGGGGCTGGCGGCGGTCTCGGTGGCCTTCTTCGGTCTGATCGCCCTGTTCGGCGCGCCCGACTGGCAGCGCCACGACCGGATCGGCATCGGCTGCTCCGGCGTGGTGTTCGCCCTGGTCCTGGCCGTGCTCGCGCGGCCCAGGGCCAAGGCCGACCGGACCGGCCTGACGGTGGTCAACTTCGTGCGGACCCGGCGCCTGGAGTGGCCGGAGATCCTGGGCGTCCACCTCGGCCCCGGGGATCCGTGGGTGCTGCTGGACCTCGCGGACGGGGACACCCTCGCCGTGGTCGCCATCCAGCCGGGCTCCGGCCGGCGTCAGGCCCTGCGGGCCGCGGCGGAGCTGCGCGCCTGCGTGGACAGCTACGGGACCGCGGTGCGGTAA
- a CDS encoding uridine kinase family protein gives MLTLDSLAARLGALEPSCGATRLIAVDGYAGSGKTTFAARLAAALGDAPVVHLDDLATHDQFFDWTGRLLDEVLTPLAERRPVRHRVYDWNTARFDAVHQIGAAPPLLVLEGVGAGRRAIRPRLAALLWMELDAVTARARGERRDGPEQAEFWERWFREQSTHFRSDPSRPFADFLVNGTSGELFAHAA, from the coding sequence ATGCTCACCCTCGACTCACTCGCGGCACGGCTCGGCGCCCTGGAGCCGTCCTGCGGCGCGACGCGCCTGATCGCCGTCGACGGCTACGCCGGCTCGGGCAAGACGACCTTCGCCGCCCGGCTCGCCGCCGCGCTCGGCGACGCGCCCGTGGTCCATCTGGACGATCTGGCCACGCACGACCAGTTCTTCGACTGGACCGGACGGCTGCTCGACGAGGTGCTCACGCCGCTGGCGGAGCGCCGCCCGGTGCGGCACCGCGTCTACGACTGGAATACCGCGCGCTTCGACGCGGTTCACCAGATCGGGGCCGCTCCTCCGCTCCTCGTACTGGAGGGCGTGGGGGCCGGGCGGCGAGCGATCCGCCCCCGGTTGGCGGCGCTGCTGTGGATGGAGCTCGACGCGGTCACGGCCCGTGCCCGGGGCGAGCGGCGCGACGGTCCGGAGCAGGCGGAGTTCTGGGAGCGGTGGTTCCGGGAGCAGTCCACCCACTTCCGGTCCGATCCGAGTCGGCCGTTCGCCGATTTCCTGGTGAACGGAACCAGTGGGGAGCTATTCGCTCACGCCGCGTAA
- a CDS encoding hemolysin family protein: protein MSAAWLLLGVAVLLILANGLFVAAEFAFVTVDRGEVERAAAQGDRRAEGVSKALRKLSFELSGAQLGITVTSLLVGMLANPALVVLLSPPLRAVGVPGSVVTGVAAIVGMFAATVLQMVVGELVPKNWAISRPLQVARAVAAPQRIFSALCRPLILLLNGIANRLVRAMGMEPTEELASARSAEELVALARHSASEGALERDTADLFVRTLGLAELTAESVMTPRVDVAALEDHATAADVLNLTRATGLSRFPVYRQSIDEVVGVVGLKDALAVRAENRAAVRVGALASPPLLVPETLPVERLLELLRRQQQLAVVVDEYGGTAGVATLEDIVEEMVGEVQDEHDLDDRPELRRAEPVEGRPAWEAEGRCRIDVLESVGLYAPEGPYETVAGLLADLLGRIPAVGDAAELPGWRLTVLAVQRHRTERVRLERVPEDHATGDGHGHGHWYGRVHGQGHGQGHGHGHGEHGRGNGQGEERR from the coding sequence ATGTCCGCGGCCTGGCTGCTGCTCGGCGTCGCCGTGCTGCTGATCCTGGCCAACGGACTCTTCGTGGCCGCCGAGTTCGCCTTCGTCACCGTCGACCGGGGGGAGGTGGAGCGGGCCGCCGCCCAGGGGGACAGAAGGGCCGAGGGGGTGTCCAAGGCCCTGCGGAAGCTCTCGTTCGAGCTCTCCGGGGCGCAGCTGGGGATCACCGTCACCTCGCTGCTCGTCGGCATGCTGGCCAACCCGGCGCTGGTCGTCCTGCTCTCGCCGCCGCTGCGAGCGGTGGGCGTGCCGGGGTCGGTCGTGACCGGCGTGGCCGCGATCGTGGGGATGTTCGCCGCGACCGTGCTGCAGATGGTCGTCGGAGAGCTGGTGCCGAAGAACTGGGCCATCTCCCGGCCGCTGCAGGTGGCCCGCGCCGTCGCGGCCCCGCAGCGGATCTTCTCCGCGCTGTGCCGCCCCCTGATCCTGCTGCTCAACGGCATCGCCAACCGGCTGGTCCGGGCCATGGGCATGGAGCCCACCGAGGAGCTTGCCTCCGCGCGCAGCGCCGAGGAACTGGTCGCGCTCGCCCGCCACTCCGCCAGCGAGGGCGCACTGGAACGGGACACCGCGGACCTGTTCGTCCGGACCCTCGGGCTGGCCGAGCTGACCGCGGAGAGCGTGATGACCCCGCGCGTCGACGTCGCCGCGCTGGAGGACCACGCCACCGCCGCGGACGTGCTGAACCTGACCCGGGCGACCGGGCTTTCGCGCTTCCCCGTCTACCGGCAGTCGATCGACGAGGTGGTCGGCGTGGTCGGCCTCAAGGACGCGCTCGCGGTCCGCGCGGAGAACCGGGCCGCCGTGCGGGTGGGCGCGTTGGCCTCGCCGCCGCTGCTGGTGCCGGAGACGCTGCCGGTCGAGCGCCTGCTGGAGCTGCTGCGCCGGCAGCAGCAACTGGCCGTCGTCGTCGACGAGTACGGCGGCACGGCGGGCGTGGCCACGCTGGAGGACATCGTCGAGGAGATGGTCGGCGAGGTCCAGGACGAGCACGACCTCGACGACCGTCCCGAACTGCGCCGGGCCGAGCCGGTCGAGGGCCGTCCGGCCTGGGAGGCTGAGGGGCGCTGCCGGATCGACGTGCTGGAGTCCGTCGGCCTCTACGCCCCGGAGGGTCCGTACGAGACGGTCGCCGGCCTGCTGGCCGACCTGCTCGGCCGGATCCCGGCCGTGGGGGACGCGGCGGAGCTGCCCGGGTGGCGGCTCACCGTGCTCGCGGTCCAGCGCCACCGCACCGAGCGGGTCCGGCTGGAGCGCGTCCCCGAGGACCACGCCACCGGCGACGGGCACGGGCACGGTCACTGGTACGGCCGCGTTCACGGGCAGGGCCACGGACAGGGCCACGGACACGGTCACGGCGAGCACGGGCGCGGCAACGGGCAGGGGGAGGAGCGGCGATGA
- a CDS encoding ABC transporter permease — MSGTNHERLQIGSAEAIKLVAGRELRVRLRSKAFLIILAITALSFVALPIITKFAHSGPSTSKVAVVRSDAAYGRALESTATQLHQNVKITVVADPAAGRSAVQGGKVDAFVVHDASGAQVTVKKSLPDSLRTVFSLVDQQAALNAQITALGGDPAKVTAAVGSQQIQVTTLQHDDPQQGQKITIAIAAGLLMYMILMTVGQMVAQGVVEEKSSRVVELLLATIKPWQLLAGKVLGVAVIGALQLVVPGVLGLAIGMADGQLSVSLSASVGSLAWTLLWFAAGFWLYAMIFASAGAMVSRQEDLGGLMAPIIMPLVAGWVVAISILPTDPHSGVAEILSYVPLTAPELMPMRWALGVAPLWQMLVSLAITLACGVVMLRFAGRIYRNSVLRSGARVPLKEALKAA, encoded by the coding sequence GTGAGCGGCACCAACCACGAACGGCTGCAGATCGGCAGCGCCGAAGCGATCAAGCTCGTCGCGGGCCGCGAACTGCGGGTCCGGCTGCGCTCCAAGGCCTTCCTGATCATTCTGGCGATCACGGCGCTGTCCTTCGTCGCGCTGCCGATCATCACCAAGTTCGCCCACTCCGGGCCGAGCACGTCCAAGGTCGCCGTCGTCCGGTCGGACGCGGCGTACGGCCGGGCCCTGGAGTCGACGGCCACCCAGCTGCACCAGAACGTGAAGATCACCGTGGTCGCCGACCCGGCGGCGGGCAGGTCGGCCGTGCAGGGCGGCAAGGTCGACGCCTTCGTCGTGCACGACGCCTCCGGCGCCCAGGTCACGGTGAAGAAGTCGCTGCCCGACTCGCTGCGCACGGTCTTCTCGCTGGTCGACCAGCAGGCGGCGCTGAACGCGCAGATCACCGCTCTGGGCGGCGACCCGGCCAAGGTGACGGCGGCCGTCGGCAGTCAGCAGATCCAGGTGACGACGCTGCAGCACGACGACCCGCAGCAGGGCCAGAAGATCACCATCGCGATCGCGGCCGGTCTGCTGATGTACATGATCCTCATGACGGTCGGGCAGATGGTGGCCCAGGGCGTCGTGGAGGAGAAGAGCAGCCGCGTCGTCGAGCTGCTGCTGGCGACCATCAAGCCGTGGCAGCTGCTGGCCGGCAAGGTGCTGGGCGTCGCCGTCATCGGCGCGCTCCAGCTCGTGGTGCCCGGCGTGCTCGGGCTGGCGATCGGCATGGCCGACGGCCAGCTGAGCGTCTCGCTGAGCGCCTCGGTCGGTTCGCTGGCCTGGACCCTGCTCTGGTTCGCGGCCGGCTTCTGGCTCTACGCGATGATCTTCGCCTCGGCGGGTGCGATGGTCTCCCGCCAGGAGGACCTGGGCGGGCTGATGGCCCCGATCATCATGCCGCTGGTGGCGGGCTGGGTGGTCGCCATCTCCATCCTCCCGACCGACCCGCACAGCGGCGTGGCGGAGATCCTCTCCTACGTCCCGCTGACCGCGCCGGAGCTGATGCCGATGCGCTGGGCCCTCGGCGTCGCACCGCTCTGGCAGATGCTGGTCTCCCTGGCGATCACGCTCGCCTGCGGCGTGGTGATGCTCCGGTTCGCCGGCCGGATCTACCGCAACTCCGTGCTGCGCAGCGGCGCCCGCGTGCCGCTCAAGGAGGCGCTCAAGGCGGCGTAG